A window of the Opitutaceae bacterium genome harbors these coding sequences:
- the thpR gene encoding RNA 2',3'-cyclic phosphodiesterase has product MNGEASQRLFIAIDLPVPHREILGALQVPIRGVAWTPPEQLHLTLRFLGDADRETRTALTAKLSHISVEPFILPLAGLGVFPPRETPKIIWAGVGHGHPRLFQLRQQIDDTLLATGMDLDLRTFVAHITLARCGRAGKPQVAAFLKQNQAFEGPPFKVERFILYSSRLTPDGAIHQVEDEFRLCG; this is encoded by the coding sequence ATGAACGGTGAGGCATCCCAGCGCCTCTTCATTGCGATCGATCTGCCTGTGCCCCACCGGGAGATCCTCGGCGCGCTCCAGGTGCCGATCCGGGGCGTTGCCTGGACACCGCCGGAACAGCTTCACCTGACCCTGCGGTTTCTCGGCGACGCCGATCGGGAGACCCGGACTGCCCTGACCGCAAAGCTCAGCCACATCTCCGTAGAGCCCTTCATTCTGCCGCTGGCCGGTCTAGGCGTTTTCCCACCGCGCGAGACCCCGAAGATCATCTGGGCGGGAGTGGGGCACGGTCACCCAAGGCTGTTTCAACTCCGACAACAGATCGACGATACCCTCCTGGCCACAGGGATGGACCTCGATTTGCGAACCTTCGTCGCCCATATCACACTTGCCCGCTGCGGTCGGGCCGGAAAACCCCAGGTTGCCGCGTTCCTGAAACAGAACCAGGCATTCGAAGGTCCTCCCTTCAAGGTGGAACGATTCATCCTTTATTCGAGTCGACTCACACCCGACGGAGCCATCCACCAGGTGGAGGACGAATTCCGGCTCTGCGGCTGA
- a CDS encoding MazG-like family protein yields MSIPRDDVVCLGELKAKVLSFAQDRDWEQFHSPKNLAMALAAEAAELMEHFLWTGSESSRETAREPRLRRAIEEELADVVIYALEFANQSGVDLAAAIEAKLKQNALKYPVDKARGRSVKYTEL; encoded by the coding sequence ATGTCGATCCCGAGGGATGATGTTGTCTGTCTGGGTGAATTGAAGGCGAAGGTGCTGAGCTTCGCCCAGGATCGTGACTGGGAGCAGTTTCATTCTCCAAAGAACCTCGCGATGGCATTGGCGGCGGAGGCGGCCGAGCTGATGGAGCATTTTCTCTGGACCGGGTCGGAATCCTCCCGGGAGACGGCGCGGGAGCCGCGCCTGCGGCGGGCGATCGAGGAGGAACTCGCGGATGTCGTCATCTATGCGCTGGAATTTGCCAATCAGTCCGGGGTGGACCTGGCGGCGGCCATTGAGGCGAAGCTCAAGCAGAATGCCCTCAAGTATCCGGTGGACAAAGCGCGTGGCCGTTCGGTCAAGTACACCGAACTTTAG
- the dgt gene encoding dNTP triphosphohydrolase — protein sequence MAQTNRFYRPFDFECLPGRRPDDYRNAFQVDRDRIIYSSAFRRLQSKTQVFVSGEFDFYRTRLTHSIEVAQIGRSICQFLQVQGKPMADDFYIDSDLVEAICLAHDLGHPPYGHAGERKLHDLMRTDGGFEGNAQTVRQLADILYLTETGMNGMSPTRAFLDGVMKYKHLLCEFDDPEHHFLYSDQRNLRGFVFGEREVPGDLMAGRRLNHLKSIECQIMDWADDTAYSLNDIIDGVRAGFLTFEKIESWAAQRDLSDRDLKRIDDLMEAVLADKLEAVFSLKIGQAIRACRLVPRESFLSDLSNRHAFGLEVEPEVEEEATFFKEMAVDIIFRSPQLQQMEFRGGAILGRIWEALVEHYIEAPRRPLRILPRAVAALLSRLETGAERKRILCDHLAGMTDGAAMRTYRRLTDPDFSSIIDLG from the coding sequence ATGGCCCAGACCAATCGATTCTATCGTCCATTTGACTTTGAATGCCTGCCGGGACGGCGGCCGGATGACTACCGGAACGCTTTTCAGGTGGACCGCGACCGGATCATTTACTCCTCGGCCTTTCGACGCCTTCAATCCAAGACCCAGGTCTTTGTTTCCGGCGAATTCGACTTCTACCGGACCCGGTTGACCCATTCGATCGAGGTGGCGCAGATCGGCCGATCCATCTGTCAGTTCCTCCAGGTTCAGGGGAAACCGATGGCGGATGATTTCTACATCGACTCGGATCTGGTCGAGGCGATCTGCCTGGCCCACGACCTGGGGCATCCGCCCTATGGGCATGCGGGCGAGCGTAAACTCCACGACCTGATGCGAACGGACGGCGGTTTCGAGGGCAACGCCCAGACCGTCCGTCAATTGGCTGATATTCTTTATCTGACCGAGACCGGCATGAACGGGATGAGTCCGACCCGCGCGTTCCTCGACGGGGTCATGAAGTACAAGCATCTCCTATGCGAGTTCGACGATCCCGAGCACCATTTTCTATATTCCGATCAGCGGAACCTGCGCGGGTTTGTCTTCGGGGAACGGGAGGTGCCGGGCGATTTGATGGCGGGCAGGCGGCTCAATCACCTCAAGAGCATCGAGTGTCAGATCATGGACTGGGCGGACGATACCGCCTACTCGCTCAATGACATCATTGACGGGGTCCGGGCAGGTTTCCTGACCTTCGAAAAGATTGAATCCTGGGCGGCGCAACGCGATCTGAGCGACCGGGACCTGAAGCGGATCGACGATCTGATGGAGGCAGTCCTGGCGGACAAACTTGAGGCGGTCTTCAGCCTCAAGATCGGGCAGGCCATCCGGGCCTGTCGGCTGGTGCCGCGAGAGTCTTTCCTCTCAGATCTGTCCAACCGGCATGCCTTCGGACTCGAAGTTGAGCCCGAGGTGGAGGAGGAAGCCACCTTTTTCAAGGAGATGGCGGTGGACATCATCTTCCGCTCACCCCAGCTGCAGCAGATGGAGTTCCGCGGCGGGGCCATCCTCGGTCGAATCTGGGAGGCCTTGGTTGAGCATTATATTGAGGCGCCCCGGCGTCCGCTTCGAATCCTGCCGCGGGCGGTGGCGGCGTTGTTGAGCCGACTGGAGACGGGGGCGGAGCGCAAACGGATCCTCTGCGATCATCTGGCGGGCATGACCGATGGTGCCGCCATGCGCACCTACCGCCGACTGACCGATCCCGATTTCAGCTCGATCATCGACCTGGGATAA
- a CDS encoding DUF3450 family protein, whose translation MLASFQVWAEPNSVREIEDVRANLSRTLEYRDQAAKEQAAWDLRRGQLENLIQVAEEERKNLEAAIGIARPMLEDLQSRELELSSSREESQMLADVLRVAGPRLAGRLIEGARQWPDPLLVAVESQLNGIQAILDREVATFTDPEVDTLIRSTVEALEEALKFQNGIHHSSVIKRLPDGRAVQFETIYLGLAGGFYLSEELNLAGRIVPRSGGWEWIPQDELNEPIRSFLETLQGERQATWIRLPVRIGTEEGGG comes from the coding sequence TTGCTTGCGTCATTCCAGGTTTGGGCGGAACCCAATTCGGTCCGGGAAATCGAGGATGTCCGGGCGAACCTGTCCCGGACTCTGGAATACCGGGATCAGGCGGCCAAAGAGCAGGCGGCCTGGGATCTTCGCCGCGGGCAATTGGAGAATCTGATTCAGGTTGCAGAGGAAGAAAGGAAGAACCTTGAGGCTGCGATCGGCATCGCGCGCCCCATGCTCGAGGATCTTCAATCCCGGGAATTGGAACTGAGCTCAAGCCGGGAAGAATCGCAAATGCTGGCCGACGTTCTGCGGGTGGCCGGCCCACGTCTTGCCGGCAGGTTGATCGAAGGGGCCAGGCAATGGCCTGACCCCCTCCTGGTGGCGGTCGAGAGCCAGCTCAACGGCATACAAGCCATCCTGGACCGGGAAGTCGCCACCTTCACGGATCCGGAAGTGGACACATTGATCCGATCGACCGTCGAAGCACTCGAAGAGGCGCTCAAGTTCCAGAACGGGATCCACCATTCGTCGGTCATCAAGAGATTGCCGGACGGTCGAGCCGTGCAGTTTGAGACGATCTACCTCGGGCTTGCCGGCGGGTTTTATTTGTCGGAAGAACTGAATCTTGCCGGACGTATCGTTCCTCGCAGCGGCGGCTGGGAGTGGATTCCCCAGGATGAACTGAACGAGCCGATCCGTTCGTTTCTTGAAACGCTGCAGGGAGAACGTCAGGCAACCTGGATTCGGCTGCCCGTCAGGATTGGCACGGAGGAGGGGGGCGGATGA
- a CDS encoding MotA/TolQ/ExbB proton channel family protein — MIRRVFSLGLLVLAFADGGARAETRPPFSRTIDWSEQTIEVAREGLIATRERIANEQRPLLDTLTSVQSDLAGLRRDQKQLEFATDDMRHSVERLQDLVQSVSSRQSNLANRLIHLRREFEQDLPTIERSRFSETFLAVEQNTMDTPDGRLHRMNDLIAIVDSAIDRLDDQVGGHRYPATALADGVMTSGLALQVGPYVFFAPDEGEPGLVVETDQLVARLRLDSPDTAKAVAAAIAGEEARLPFDPLLDQAFLSLDARVSLFEHLRSGGLWIIPIMLFGLLSAVLGIRKVIQIRGVRAPETAQVLALMAPVDGTDFERRLQAITPLAREVFAEGHAYRMAPESARSAAMSQALLGFRIRIESGLSLIALTAAVAPLLGLLGTVTGMIKTFQVISLHGAGDARALSGGISEALVTTELGLVVAIPALLVHAWLNRRVRRLSIQTAVQAERFNKTMPGAGGNS; from the coding sequence ATGATCCGGCGGGTTTTTTCCCTCGGGCTGCTGGTCCTCGCCTTTGCCGATGGCGGGGCACGGGCGGAAACCCGGCCGCCATTCTCGAGGACCATCGACTGGTCGGAGCAGACGATCGAAGTCGCCCGTGAGGGACTGATCGCGACGCGCGAGAGAATTGCCAATGAGCAGAGACCCCTGCTCGACACCCTGACAAGCGTTCAATCCGATCTGGCCGGCTTGCGGCGGGATCAGAAACAGCTGGAGTTCGCAACGGATGACATGAGGCACTCTGTCGAGAGGCTTCAGGATCTGGTCCAAAGCGTGTCATCACGGCAAAGCAACCTCGCGAACCGGCTGATCCATCTGCGCCGGGAGTTCGAGCAGGATCTGCCGACGATCGAGCGCTCCCGCTTCTCCGAAACCTTCCTTGCGGTCGAGCAGAACACGATGGATACACCGGACGGTCGTCTGCATCGGATGAACGACCTGATCGCCATCGTTGATTCGGCAATCGATCGGCTGGATGATCAGGTCGGCGGACACCGCTATCCGGCGACAGCCCTGGCGGACGGCGTCATGACTTCCGGGCTGGCTCTTCAGGTCGGACCCTATGTGTTCTTCGCTCCGGATGAAGGAGAACCGGGGTTGGTCGTTGAAACGGACCAATTGGTCGCCCGGCTCCGTCTTGATTCGCCGGATACCGCAAAGGCTGTTGCGGCCGCTATCGCGGGCGAAGAGGCGAGACTGCCGTTTGATCCCCTGCTCGACCAGGCGTTCTTGAGCCTTGATGCGCGGGTCTCGCTCTTTGAACATCTCAGGAGCGGCGGCCTCTGGATCATTCCCATCATGCTTTTTGGCCTGTTGTCGGCCGTGCTCGGCATTCGGAAGGTGATTCAGATCCGGGGCGTTCGAGCGCCGGAAACCGCCCAGGTTCTCGCATTGATGGCTCCGGTTGACGGGACGGATTTCGAACGCCGACTCCAGGCGATCACGCCACTCGCGCGGGAGGTTTTTGCCGAAGGGCATGCCTATCGCATGGCCCCGGAAAGCGCCCGCTCCGCGGCCATGAGCCAGGCCCTCCTCGGTTTCCGTATACGTATCGAATCCGGCCTCTCCCTGATTGCGCTGACCGCGGCCGTTGCGCCCCTCCTTGGCCTGTTGGGAACGGTCACGGGGATGATCAAGACCTTCCAGGTGATCAGTCTCCATGGTGCCGGTGACGCGCGTGCCCTGTCCGGGGGCATCTCGGAAGCTCTTGTGACGACGGAGCTCGGGTTGGTCGTGGCGATCCCGGCTCTGCTCGTCCATGCCTGGTTGAACCGGCGAGTCCGGCGCCTGTCCATTCAAACCGCTGTCCAAGCGGAACGATTCAACAAGACGATGCCGGGGGCGGGCGGGAATTCATGA